In Eucalyptus grandis isolate ANBG69807.140 chromosome 4, ASM1654582v1, whole genome shotgun sequence, the following proteins share a genomic window:
- the LOC104441386 gene encoding tryptophan synthase beta chain 1 — protein MTSSIKSDLFLTNKLSIARNERSFSSMQRAVSNNLPAASAVKSGSKRLHVERALRERKIDEVERRESSGKFGIYGGKFVPETLISCLGKLEAEFNFVLHDAEFQAELAIALRDYVGRETPLYFAERLTNYYKNENGEGPDIYLKREDLNHCGAHKMNNAIAQAMIAKRMGRQRVVAATGAGQHGVATAAACAKLSLDCTIFMGSEDMEKQASNVFLIKLLGAQVTKVEGSFKDASSEAIRQWVNDLEVSYYLTGTVVGPHPCPSMVREFQSIIGRETRRQAMERWGGRPDVVVACIGSGSNALGIFHEFVGDEGVRLVGVEAAGFGLDSGRHVATLATGHVGVYHGAMSYLLQDQEGQVLGAHSVGVGLQYPGVGPELSFLKDTGRAEFHTVTDEEALNAYQLLSRLEGIIPAMEAAHALAYLEKLCPTLPDSTKVVVNCSGRGDKDAPLFFQHRPALDA, from the exons ATGACTTCGAGCATCAAATCCGATCTCTTTCTCACCAACAAATTGTCAATTGCTCGTAATGAACGATCGTTCTCTAGCATGCAAAGAGCTGTAAGTAACAACTTGCCGGCTGCTAGCGCCGTGAAAAGTGGGTCGAAACGTTTGCACGTGGAGAGGGCGCTGCGCGAAAGAAAAATCGATGAGgttgagagaagagagagcagTGGCAAGTTTGGGATTTATGGAGGGAAGTTTGTGCCTGAGACGTTGATTAGTTGCTTGGGCAAGCTTGAAGCTGAGTTCAACTTTGTTCTACATGATGCTGAATTTCAG GCGGAGCTGGCCATAGCTCTAAGGGACTACGTCGGAAGGGAGACGCCTTTGTACTTCGCAGAGCGGCTCACCAACTATTACAAGAACGAGAACGGAGAAGGGCCGGACATTTACCTGAAGAGAGAGGATCTCAACCACTGTGGCGCACACAAGATGAACAATGCCATCGCGCAGGCGATGATCGCCAAGCGCATGGGCCGGCAAAGGGTGGTGGCTGCAACGGGAGCAGGCCAGCACGGCGTAGCAACCGCTGCCGCGTGCGCTAAGCTGTCTCTGGATTGCACCATCTTCATGGGTTCTGAAGATATGGAGAAGCAAGCTTCTAATGTGTTCTTAATCAAGCTACTAGGTGCTCAG GTGACCAAAGTGGAAGGGAGCTTCAAGGATGCAAGCTCAGAGGCCATAAGGCAATGGGTGAACGACTTGGAAGTGAGCTATTACCTGACAGGGACGGTGGTGGGTCCGCACCCATGCCCGAGCATGGTGAGGGAGTTCCAGTCCATCATCGGGAGGGAGACGAGGAGGCAGGCGATGGAGCGGTGGGGAGGGCGGCCAGACGTGGTGGTTGCATGCATCGGGAGTGGCTCCAATGCACTGGGGATCTTCCATGAGTTCGTTGGTGATGAGGGGGTGAGACTGGTCGGTGTGGAGGCGGCTGGGTTTGGCCTTGACTCAGGGAGGCATGTGGCCACTCTGGCCACAGGCCATGTTGGGGTCTACCATGGAGCCATGAGCTACTTGTTGCAGGACCAGGAAGGCCAAGTTCTTGGTGCTCACTCCGTTGGTGTCGG GCTACAGTATCCAGGAGTGGGTCCGGAGCTGAGCTTTCTCAAAGACACGGGACGAGCAGAATTCCATACCGTCACCGACGAAGAAGCCCTGAATG CATACCAATTGCTATCTAGATTGGAAGGCATAATCCCAGCAATGGAGGCTGCTCATGCACTGGCGTATTTGGAGAAACTCTGCCCGACCCTCCCCGATTCTACAAAGGTTGTGGTGAATTGCAGTGGACGAGGAGATAAAGACGCGCCTCTGTTCTTTCAACACCGACCAGCCCTCGACGCATAA